In Synechococcus sp. KORDI-52, one genomic interval encodes:
- a CDS encoding proline--tRNA ligase — MRVSRLLLVTLRDVPAEAEITSHQLLLRAGYIRRVGSGIYAYLPLMWKVLQKITAVVREEMNRSGAQETLLPQLHPAELWQRSGRWQGYTAGEGIMFHLEDRQGRELGLGPTHEEVITNLAGELLRSYRQLPVNLYQIQTKFRDEIRPRFGLMRGREFIMKDAYSFHASEADLRETYGLMDQAYRRIFERCGLEAVPVDADSGAIGGAASQEFMVTADAGEDLILISDDGQYAANQEKAVSIPAAASPLPDGPEELIPTPGLGSIESLCDAKGWDPSQVVKVLLFVATLDDDTLQPLLVSLRGDQELNPTKVLNAVSRILNKGVLDCRPLTPDDSNRQQIDPIPFGSIGPDLSDDVLQGAKTWEPTFLRLADATASELSTFICGANSPDLHRINTSWAAVEQTPTSLDLRNALAGDVCQHNPESRLTEKRGIEVGHIFQLGRKYSEAMESRFTNENGKTEPFWMGCYGIGVSRLAQAAVEQHHDDSGICWPTAIAPFEAIVVVANIQDETQSQLGEALYTTLQNAGVDVLIDDRKERAGVKFKDADLIGIPWRIVVGRDASTGTVELVRRSNPDVQKLPHAEAVSSLIQALRA, encoded by the coding sequence ATGCGCGTCTCCCGCCTGCTGCTGGTGACGCTTCGGGATGTTCCCGCCGAAGCGGAGATCACTTCGCATCAGTTGCTGTTACGAGCTGGATACATCCGCCGCGTTGGATCAGGGATCTACGCCTATCTGCCGCTTATGTGGAAAGTGCTGCAGAAAATCACTGCCGTTGTGCGAGAGGAGATGAACCGAAGTGGCGCCCAGGAAACCCTGCTTCCACAGCTGCACCCTGCAGAGCTTTGGCAGAGAAGTGGTCGCTGGCAGGGCTACACCGCTGGCGAAGGCATCATGTTCCACCTCGAAGACCGACAAGGCCGCGAACTGGGGCTTGGCCCAACCCATGAAGAGGTGATCACCAACCTGGCGGGCGAGCTTTTGCGGTCATACCGGCAGCTCCCGGTGAACCTCTATCAGATCCAGACCAAATTCCGCGATGAGATCCGTCCCCGCTTTGGCCTGATGCGGGGTCGCGAATTCATCATGAAGGATGCGTACTCCTTCCATGCCAGCGAAGCGGATCTACGCGAGACCTATGGCCTGATGGATCAGGCCTATCGCCGCATCTTTGAACGATGTGGCCTCGAGGCTGTCCCCGTCGATGCTGACAGCGGAGCCATCGGCGGAGCTGCCTCCCAGGAATTCATGGTGACGGCGGATGCCGGTGAAGACCTGATCCTGATCAGCGATGACGGTCAGTACGCCGCCAACCAAGAGAAAGCTGTTTCGATCCCGGCAGCGGCGTCTCCTCTCCCCGATGGCCCGGAGGAATTGATTCCAACCCCTGGTTTGGGCAGCATCGAGAGCCTCTGCGACGCCAAAGGCTGGGATCCGAGCCAAGTGGTGAAGGTGCTGCTCTTCGTGGCGACCTTGGACGACGACACCCTGCAGCCCCTGTTGGTGAGCCTCCGTGGTGACCAGGAGCTCAACCCCACCAAGGTCCTGAACGCCGTCAGCCGCATCCTGAACAAGGGTGTTCTCGATTGCCGCCCGCTCACTCCAGACGACAGCAACCGTCAGCAGATTGATCCGATCCCCTTCGGTTCCATCGGACCCGACCTCTCCGATGATGTCCTGCAGGGAGCCAAGACCTGGGAACCGACATTCCTACGCCTGGCGGACGCAACCGCCAGCGAACTCAGCACCTTCATCTGTGGTGCCAACAGCCCCGATCTGCACCGTATCAACACCAGCTGGGCCGCCGTCGAGCAGACACCGACCAGCCTGGATCTACGCAATGCACTGGCGGGCGACGTCTGCCAACACAACCCGGAATCACGGCTGACGGAAAAAAGGGGCATCGAAGTCGGCCACATTTTCCAGTTGGGTCGGAAATATTCCGAAGCCATGGAAAGTCGCTTCACCAACGAGAACGGCAAAACCGAACCGTTCTGGATGGGGTGTTACGGAATCGGTGTCTCCAGGCTGGCGCAGGCTGCCGTTGAACAACATCACGATGACAGTGGCATCTGCTGGCCGACCGCCATCGCCCCCTTCGAGGCCATCGTGGTCGTCGCCAACATCCAGGATGAAACCCAGTCGCAGCTTGGAGAAGCGCTTTACACGACGCTGCAAAACGCCGGCGTCGATGTGCTAATCGACGACCGCAAGGAACGCGCCGGCGTCAAATTCAAGGATGCTGATCTGATCGGAATCCCCTGGCGCATCGTGGTGGGACGCGACGCCTCCACCGGCACCGTTGAGCTGGTGCGCCGCAGCAACCCCGACGTGCAGAAGCTCCCCCACGCAGAAGCCGTGTCCAGCCTGATCCAGGCTCTGCGCGCTTAA